The Methanohalophilus portucalensis DNA window GTTTTGCTTTTATCAGGGTTTCCTCTGTTTTTTTCTGGTTGGTTATGTCCTCACCTGCAAGGATTATACCATCTATATTTTCATTTTCATCTGAGAAATATGAGAAATTCCATAAGTAGTTTCTCAGATTTCCCCTGTTATCAAAGAGGCTGAATTCACAGTGTTCTTCATTTATCTTTCCGTCAAGCAGGCTTTTGCATACTTCCCTGATATGATTTTTTTCCTTTTCGGGAACAAAGGTTTCTATAAGATCCCTGCCGTAAATTTCAACCTTTTTCATCCCGGTACATTCGGAGGCTTTCTTGTTAGCCAGACTTATTTTGAGATTCCTGTCTGCTACAAAGATAATTATTCCGGCGACATCAAGATATTTCCGGGCCTTGTCTTTTTCGGATTTTAGTTCTTTCTCAACCTGCTTGAGTTTCTGGATATCGACCATCACTCCGCTTATACCTGCAAGTTCGCATTTATCGAAAATAGGTTTTGAGGATGTGTGTACGTATTTTATATTATCCCATTTGTCAATTATACGGAACATGTAAGGGTTGTGGATTCCTTGGATGGTTCTTTCTATATCCTTCTGTAGGCCGGGTAGGTCCTCGGGGTAAATGTATTGTGTATATGATGTGCCGATGACTTCCTCTACTTTATACCCTGTCATTCTTTCAATTGCCGGGTTAATGTATGTGAAGTCTCCTCTGGTATTTATGGAAAAGATGACTTCGTTTTGATTTTTGACAAATTTGTTGAAAAGATCATCTCTTTTTGAGACTTCTCTTTCCAAATCGAGTATACGTTGCTTTAGTAAATCTATATTTTCTCCGCCAGGTTCTTCCATTTCGCTCTCTGTTATGAAAATACAATCTCTCCTAGAATACAATCTCCCCTAGTCATCACTTCGCCCAAAATGATCCCTCTTGCTCTATCTTCCATATGAGATATTGTGTATGATAATTATTATTCAGATAACATATAAATTCATCTATTTATCAGGATAAACTTTATATCCATCGCTAATCAATAAAAGCGAATCTGGTGGACCTGTAGTGTAGAGGATATCACTTTAGCCTCCGGAGCTTAAAACCCGGGTTCGATTCCCGGCAGGTCCTTAAAAATGAGATGCCTGTTTTTACAGGCCGTACAGTTCACATAGGGCATTCTTTATTTTCTTAAAGAGATGGATCCTGTATACATCTGTATTTTTGATGTCAAATATGACAACTCCCTGAGTATGCCATGAGACGTTTTCAATCAGGCCCAATTCGTCCATTTCATCCACAAAGAATCTGGCCTTGCTGTAATTGAGATTATTTCTCCAGTCCCCAACCTGCATCTTAGATTCGCCACTTTTTTCAAGTTCGAGTTCTTCCAGACCAAACTTGTATATTTCAAACCATTGAATATCTTCCTTGGTGGCTTTTATCCTTCCCTTCTTGGTATCTTCTTTGAGCATTTTGATAACCAGATCTATATCAGAAGGAGTTATCGTGCAATCATTGATTTTATTCAGATAAAGGTCGATTTCTTCCATATTGTTACCTCGTTTTCTTTTTTCTTTATGTGAGGTTTGTATTTTATGCAGTATAAGTATTTCTTAACTCAATCAGGGAAAAGCACATAAATCTTACTGTTTGAAAACCTATTTACTTTCTGGGTATCAATTCTGCTTTTTTACTTTGGTTGTTCATATTATAAATGCAGAATAGATTTTATTTACGACTATCTAATTCTTCATCAGTCACATTATTTTTAGGTCTGAGTATACGGTATGTGTCATAAATCACCTTTGTACAAAGAATGGTGACAATTATTGTTGAAATTATTACTACAATTAAATATAGATTCATATTTCATCACGACTACTTAAACATAATTAATATGATTAGTAGCCTGGTTCCTTTTAATTGTATATATAGAAGATTAAATGGAAGTCTTTAGGGAAACTCAGAATAAACGTGTCTATATAGGGTATTTAGATATTGATTTTGTGTAATTTGAACATGCTATAG harbors:
- a CDS encoding PAS domain-containing sensor histidine kinase, whose protein sequence is MEEPGGENIDLLKQRILDLEREVSKRDDLFNKFVKNQNEVIFSINTRGDFTYINPAIERMTGYKVEEVIGTSYTQYIYPEDLPGLQKDIERTIQGIHNPYMFRIIDKWDNIKYVHTSSKPIFDKCELAGISGVMVDIQKLKQVEKELKSEKDKARKYLDVAGIIIFVADRNLKISLANKKASECTGMKKVEIYGRDLIETFVPEKEKNHIREVCKSLLDGKINEEHCEFSLFDNRGNLRNYLWNFSYFSDENENIDGIILAGEDITNQKKTEETLIKAKLLAESSNRTKSEFIANMSHELRTPLNSVIGFTDVVLTERYGNLNDKQKRYMTNVSKNGRHLLDLINNLLDISRIETCKMEMKVQKVEFVPFMKEIREKIKNMEAKRGAIVYFTIDNEKDIMYVDTDKIEEIIYNLVDNAFKFTPEGKTITVRSALSSLELEIDVIDTGIGINETDIHRIFEPFTQADSSSTRKYQGTGLGLALVKKFTEMHNGKVAVKSHPSMGSTFMVRIPRKEMRWES